The DNA sequence GCTGTCGAGATTTGCGGAGGAGATAGCACGGGAAGAGAAGTCGCAGGTGTTCGCGATTCGAATCGACTGCTCTGACTCAAGAAGCGTAAGGGAGGCCTTCGAAGGAGTGCTGTCCCTCGGATTCGTCGAGGTCCTTGTCTACAATGCTTACTATCATCCACTCCAAAACACCTCCTTCCACGACCTCCGCCTAGACTCCTTCCAGAAATCCCTTGCTGTTTCTTCCATTGGCGCCTTTCACTGCGCTCAACAGGTAACAATCACATGTTTAAAAAAGTGCAGAGAAGAGAGAACGCTATATTTTCTATTTCATGTTTAACTGCCAATCACAGCAGAATACAACGAATAGTGATTGAAGGAATTTGTAGTTTACTTTTCGATGGAATTAATAAAGTGAAGGAATAATTATTAAGGTGCTGCCGGGCATGGTGGAAAGAGGAAAGGGCACGATTCTCTTCACTGGCTGCTCCGCTTCTCTAAACGGCATTGCTGGATACTCTGAATTATGTAAATACAATATAATACACTCTCttcttgtttattttaattatgtgttACTCTTATTTAAATACTTCCATGAAAATACAGGCTGTGGGAAATTCGCATTGAGAGCACTATCGCAATGCCTGGCGAGGGAATTTCAACCTCAGGGAGTGCACGTAGCCCATGTTATCATAGATGGTGTTGTTGGCCCACCCAGGTTCGTTTcgtttctttatttaattatatatttctcTTCACAAGATCCTCTTCCTTTTTTTCCACTCTCATCATCATCCTATATCATATATATCCTCATTCGGATCTTCCACCTAGTTACTTGCCAATTATTATCTTGTTCCAATTCCACACCCCCTTCGATTCCTAGTTATTATTCTACCCATTAACGACCtacctgaattttttttttctttattttttctcttaaaaaaggGTAAGAATAATATTgcttaataaatttacatataagGAGTTTTAATGGAAAACTAAGACACAAACATACTTTTAAGTTCATATTATTGGAAGAGTTTCAATTGTACTAGGAACACCCGTATTTTAGTTGTTTTAATCgttgatttgaattataaaaaatatatataatatatattaattaaaatcaacggttaaaataactagAATATCGATGTTTTAAATACACTTGAAattttttccatattattttatgattttaatacATTGCTGGTCTATAAAGTGTGAAAGCTAAGAAAATGCTAAATCAGTATAGATAAGCACCCAATGATTTGTCACTTGtctattattattctattttacatcatcaatgcataacaattaattaaatttgaatattctaaattttaaatttgtattttagagaataaaatgtgatcatttactatttattttataaatgaaataaaaaaatatgagaaa is a window from the Arachis hypogaea cultivar Tifrunner chromosome 1, arahy.Tifrunner.gnm2.J5K5, whole genome shotgun sequence genome containing:
- the LOC112783561 gene encoding uncharacterized protein gives rise to the protein MRSMVSSSASSRGIAAIVGVGPNLGLSIARKFAHEGYTVAILARDLGRLSRFAEEIAREEKSQVFAIRIDCSDSRSVREAFEGVLSLGFVEVLVYNAYYHPLQNTSFHDLRLDSFQKSLAVSSIGAFHCAQQVLPGMVERGKGTILFTGCSASLNGIAGYSELCCGKFALRALSQCLAREFQPQGVHVAHVIIDGVVGPPRGQTASSQERIVASSYGELSSSNSGVVVGSGIVDGTIMDPDTLAQTYWHLHIQDRNAWTQEMDLRSSCARFF